The Lactuca sativa cultivar Salinas chromosome 2, Lsat_Salinas_v11, whole genome shotgun sequence genome includes a window with the following:
- the LOC111886484 gene encoding ammonium transporter 1 member 2: MASLPICSAAELTPLLGLAANATAAADYICTRFTATSDKFTNTTYAIDNTYLLFSAYLVFAMQLGFAMLCAGSVRAKNTMNIMLTNVLDAAAGGLSYYIFGFAFAFGGPSNGFIGKHYFGLKSIPSAVYDYSFFLYQWAFAIAAAGITSGSIAERTQFVAYLIYSSFLTGFVYPIVSHWVWSSDGWASATRTSGSLLFGSGAIDFAGSGVVHMVGGIAGLWGALIEGPRIGRFDRSGRSVALRGHSASLVVLGTFLLWFGWYGFNPGSFLTISKSYGTSNSYYGQWSAVGRTAVTTTLAGCTAALTTLFGKRLLVGHWNVTDVCNGLLGGFAAITSGCAVVEPWAAVVCGFVAAWVLIGCNVLAEKFKYDDPLEAAQLHGGCGSWGLLFTGLFAKKQYVHEVYATGRPYGLLMGGGGKLLAAQIIQILVIIGWVSVTMAPLFYALKKLNLLRVSTEDEMQGMDMTRHGGFAYAYHDEDASVHTPVGFMMRKVEPASASPSPIHNTTSMVV; this comes from the exons ATGGCTTCCCTCCCCATCTGCTCCGCCGCAGAACTAACCCCACTCCTCGGCCTTGCTGCCAACGCCACTGCTGCAGCCGACTACATCTGCACCCGCTTCACCGCCACCTCAGACAAATTCACCAACACCACATACGCCATTGACAACACCTATCTCCTCTTTTCCGCCTACCTAGTGTTCGCCATGCAACTTGGATTTGCCATGCTCTGCGCAGGTTCCGTCAGGGCCAAGAACACCATGAACATCATGCTCACGAACGTCTTGGACGCCGCTGCTGGAGGCCTTTCTTACTACATCTTCGGATTTGCTTTTGCCTTCGGTGGACCCTCCAATGGTTTCATTGGCAAACACTATTTTGGGCTGAAGTCGATCCCATCAGCAGTTTACGACTACAGTTTCTTTCTTTACCAGTGGGCATTTGCCATAGCTGCTGCGGGTATCACCAGTGGTTCCATTGCAGAGAGAACTCAGTTTGTGGCTTACCTGATTTACTCTTCCTTCTTGACAG GTTTTGTGTATCCCATAGTGTCACATTGGGTGTGGTCTAGTGACGGTTGGGCCAGTGCCACACGAACAAGTGGCAGTCTTCTCTTCGGATCAGGAGCCATCGACTTTGCTGGCTCCGGTGTGGTCCACATGGTGGGTGGGATCGCTGGTCTTTGGGGCGCCTTAATCGAAGGTCCACGAATTGGGAGATTTGATCGTTCAGGTAGGTCCGTAGCCTTACGTGGACACAGTGCGTCACTTGTAGTGTTAGGCACCTTCCTTCTATGGTTCGGTTGGTATGGTTTCAATCCTGGTTCCTTCTTGACAATCTCAAAATCCTATGGCACTTCGAACAGTTATTATGGTCAATGGAGCGCTGTTGGAAGAACAGCTGTCACCACAACATTGGCTGGATGCACCGCAGCGCTAACTACTTTGTTTGGGAAACGACTACTAGTTGGCCATTGGAATGTGACCGATGTATGTAATGGTTTGCTAGGAGGTTTCGCAGCTATTACCTCCGGTTGTGCAGTGGTTGAGCCATGGGCTGCGGTAGTATGCGGCTTTGTTGCAGCTTGGGTTCTAATAGGATGTAACGTACTTGCGGAAAAGTTCAAGTACGATGACCCACTAGAGGCAGCACAATTGCATGGTGGTTGTGGGTCATGGGGTCTATTATTCACAGGTTTGTTTGCGAAGAAACAGTATGTTCATGAGGTGTATGCAACTGGACGACCTTATGGGCTTTTAATGGGCGGTGGTGGAAAGTTACTAGCGGCTCAGATCATCCAAATACTGGTAATCATTGGATGGGTGAGTGTGACTATGGCCCCACTCTTTTATGCGTTGAAAAAACTCAACTTGTTGAGGGTGTCAACAGAAGATGAAATGCAAGGAATGGATATGACTCGACATGGAGGATTTGCGTATGCTTATCATGATGAAGATGCTAGTGTTCATACTCCAGTAGGGTTTATGATGAGAAAGGTTGAACCGGCAAGTGCAAGTCCATCACCAATTCATAACACAACAAGCATGGTTGTGTAG